Part of the Lytechinus pictus isolate F3 Inbred chromosome 18, Lp3.0, whole genome shotgun sequence genome, CTTGTAGTGAAGTATAGTGACGCTCTTTCTGGCAGAGTTTATGTTCTAGGTCCAAAATTGTGGACTTTGTTTTTCTCATTCCCTGAAGTCTCTCTTCTACAACTAACTCAGGTCATTACACGTATGGCTGGTGTAAACCTACAATTACATTGTATCAACAACTGCATAGCATTTTCGTATTTTGGCATAATGAAGATTATTACCACATTATAACCATCATACAGATACTAATAAACGATATCatattaattaatcaaataaaGGAATTCTCAATTGGTGGTTCAATTTTAATTCTTCAAAGTGATTgtatttaaaattttttttttaatctgatagTGTTTTCTTCTCAGGCACTCCTTATTTTCCTAGCTCGTAATCTGCCAAAGTCGCCCCTTCGAACcaaattaatcaaataaatcCCAAAAAGCTGCCATTTTTTCGGACACATTGGAGTTAATATATAACAGTACTATATATCTAAGTCTGATGCTAAATATGGAAATGTTATACATTGCTAATCTCTGCTATTGATGGTAatatcaatatctaatttctctccctttattttttcaattggtAGCGTGCAGTTTACAGAGAACTGCGTGATTTGTTGGATTACTGGCACGAGTGGATCATTATGCTGAGTTTTCTCGCCCTTCACGTTTGTCTGACGTTCCTACTTCCTGTCCCCGGCTGTCCAACGTAAGTAATCACAGGATACAATTAGCGAATAGGCAAGACTACGTTCTTGTACCATTGCACCAAGTAGAATATCTGCTATTTGTATTGTACAACGTttttgaaatatgcaaaaaaaaaaaattaaaatgatagacCTTATGCCAGGCTAATCCATtgaaatgaggaaaaaatcattcaagcaaagagaaaaatcacTGAACTGCAGCACATGGGTCTTGCTAGCAGGGATTGAAGTGCAGAATAACGGGAGAGTGCATTCAGCTAGTTGGTTCTACACGTATTGCACCTACAGTTATTTACCAAGTGCAATAATACACTGAATCGTAACAGTACATTTTGGACAGTACGTTTGTAACGGTACGAATGTTgcacattcagcctcccattcaCTAAATCAGGGACCCATTTCACAAATCTTGTTGTGATAAACAATTTGCAATAACGggtaaaagctactgaaatccttccatctgattggctgatgataaATTTGTAATAGAAACTGTACATTTGTTATTACAGCAAGTCTGTAAGAAACGGGGCCCATATTCTCAAATCATTTTGATTCCCATCAGCTGCGGTTGAAAtccaaattttgtatatttgaatTCTCGTAGTTGTGTTAACAAATATTTAAATCAAAAGTTTATGAATGCCATTTGTAAAATGTTGTCTTCATTCACTCCCATTATGTAGAAACAGTAAATATTTGGTGTGTCCCATCTAGCACAAGACCAAGGGGGTGTTTCAAAAAGATGTGACTAAAAGTTGGACTTAAATTCCCTGTTGCATGGGGTATAAAAAGCAACCCCACATTGGTCATACCATGCTCAGAGGGTGCGCACTACTGCCTACTAATCAATGAGATTTTGCGTTAAATGTGTGCATTTTATACTGAACTCTTTGTGTCCCAAAAGTGTAACCAAGAGTCATGTGTAAatgctcatacatgtatgtacatgatatTTAATATGCAATCTCTTTAATTAGCACGCTTTAAGTGCGCATTCTTTGGGCATGATGTGACCAACACGataattatgcattttataCTGCATGCAGTTGGGACTTTAAGTGTGACTTTCTGGGGAGCgttccatcaacatttttgtctgacgaGTTGTccgatctgacaactttccttgattctgattggctgtgaggcactgttactatggtaactgctCCCCAGGTGTAGAAAGGCTACCTATGTGTATTTACAATTTCATTAAAAGGCAgctattaataataaataataatatttgaaatttatatagcgcataatagtcAAAAGActctctatgcgctttacaaaatatattcaataaataatacattaaaTCTTATCTGAATCATACAATAAACCTAAACCTTAATCCTAAAATACTTAATACAAATTAGaacaaattaaatcaatacataaaGTTACATCATTAATGATCTTGACTCTGTAAGACAAATGTTAGCTAAATGCAGTGACTGAAGACTTCTGTTCCATGCACATTTTGCACacgactgactaggaaccaatcagaatttgTCTTTCAAATTATTGATTAATCGCTTACCTTTGTGTTAGGGGGCAAGGCTTGACTCTCCTATATTTTCACTCCATTCAGGGGGTATCTTGGACCCGGTGGCCCTTTGGTTGGTGAAAACAGATCACTGGAGAACTGCACGGGAGGAGCAGCAAACTACATCGACAAAGTCATCCTGACATATAATCATGTATACCCTAGAGGCACGCAAAAGGTAAGTTTGATTGTGACTCAAGGGGAGAGGTCATTAAATTGTGAATTGAATTCATTGGAACATCTTTGGCATCTGCCAATATTGTGTTCAATACAAATGTACAaaacatacaaaacataattgAGGAAAGGCAAAATAACACAAGGTAAAAGAAGGTATAACAAATTATTGAATACAGTAATTGTATTGAATGAATTGTGAATTAttagtttaatttcattttgaaatgaatgccctttgattttgatattgataacTTGGATGGGTTTGATGTTAACCGTGCGGTGGCTCGTGTTAGAGTTTAGGAGAGATTTATAGTAGAAAAAGGAAGGTGAAATTGAATGACAGGTAAGCGGAGGAGAAAAAAATTCCCatacaaaaagaagaagaatatctGTTTCATATTTAGTAGTTTTAAGATGACATAATTCCATTCACCTAATTCATTGTAAGCTGAAATGGAAAAGCACAGTACTAGTAACAAGTAATAGCTAGAGAgtataatattaatgatgatgataatgatgatggtaatgatgaatttgatgatgatgatggtgatgatgatgatggtgatgatgatgatgatgacgatgatgatgatgaatttgatgatgatgatgatgacgatgatgacgatgatgatgatgaatatgatgatgatgatgatgaatatatgatgatgaatatatgatgatgaatatatgatgatgatgatggtgatgatgatgatgatgatgaaaatatgatgatgatgatgacgatggtgatgatgatgatgatgatgatggtgatgatggtgatgatggtgataatggtgatgatgatgatgattatagtaataatagtaataataactgGATATGTTAAATTTAATCCATAGAGAATCTATAAAACAACAGTACCGCATGATCCAGAAGGAATTCTTGGAACTCTTACTTCAATCTTCATGACCTTTCTTGGATTACAGGTATGAAGCACTTATCATCATGATGTCacatttcccccaaaatattgtaatttctgtaatttgttaatttctttttattttatagataGCATCTATCACAtgtatacattttctttttgaaataatgaaattgcATTTAATACCAGATATTctctttttgtaatttattggtctattttgttttggtttttgCCCCCTACAATGCCCCTTCTACAAAGTTttatgcaaaatatttttttttaacttatgtctataacagaaaaataaaggtCCCAGTGTAATTACGTGAACGGTGTATCATTGTATATTGTTTAGAGATTTCTAATTGATAAATTGCAaagaaaatttctaaagaataGTAAAAACTAACTTTTCTTACTAGCCAAGTATTGTTTACAAATTGTGCATGAAACACAATTAATGTTATATGTAGTAAATATGTATGCAGAAAAGGGGGATAGTAGCAGTGTTATCTAAAGTAGATCTATACATACATTCTTCTGTAATCATACAAAATATGcccttaaaaaaaaggaaggtaAGGAAAATGAACAGCTTTAAGTACTTTACATTCAAAGTTTGATTACGTGTGAATGCTTTTGATTAATTGAGTGCTTATTCTGTATTTGTTTTCTAGGCCGGCAAGATATTCCATTTATTTTCCTTCGCAAGGGATAGAATCATAAGATTCTTGATCTGGTGTGTTCTAACTGTAAGTATTTAACacatatttaacacaaattaactatcagccaatcagattggaGGAATTTAGTACCTTATAACTACTACCATAAATTTGTTAACTGTAACAAGATTTATGCAATGGACCCCTGGAGAATGatcttttataataataatatccttCAAAAATGACATGAAAAGAACTTGAAGACTTATAATGAATTTTTCCACCTTTCACACAACAGGAGGTTCCCTAAAGATGTATGATGTGGCTTTTATGTGGATAGATGGCGTTAGTGTGAATATAGATTCGTTCATTTTATTCTCATTGATTTGATTACAGGGTGTGATTGCTGGCGGTCTCTGTGGTTTCTCAAAGGAAGATGGTATTATTCCTGTCAATAAAAATCTATGGTAAGCCAATCGTAAAATCACTGTTTACATTTTTAGAAAGGGTTTATATATTACTCCTGACTCTCTCCTAAGCAAATTCATATCTATGTTTATTTACCTGTAAACTGTATTTCTCAGTAATGTGAAAGAAAGTTCATAATCATTTcttgtatattccaacaatggTTTCCTGTTCAGTGAGTTAgaggtaaatgccagttgtggtaacaagctaaaaatgtatttaaacagaattcaataaaatgagCATTCAAGTGTTCGTATGTATAGATGGAAATATTTGTTGCAAAATTATTTGGTAGAAGTTTGTAATTGTTGAGAAATGgacaaaataagcatggaattccggCCAGGTGTTTGAGCTTTCCCTCAAGTAATAAAAATACACTGTCCCAcctgtgcttatctgtgttggtgtaATTATATATAACTAATTTTCGACATTTAATGCTTTTTCAGAGTTATCAGTATTAGAATGAACCCGATTTAAGTCTGCGATGATATGATGACAGAGTAATCTCTAACTCATTGCTGCAAATTTGAGtacttttcatcaaattttgaatcttgatttttttgttttatccaGGTCGGTATCATTCATACTCACCACAGCCAGCATGGCGTTCTTCCTGTTGGCTGTCTTCTACTATCTTATTGACGTTCATCACTTGTGGACGGGAGTCCCATTCTATTTCGTTGGTGAGATTTGATTTCCCTTTTTGAAGTTTTAGTCCTTGTGACTTTGAAAATGGGGGGAAAACCATCTCAAAGGCCTGAATTCAAAATGATGGTCACAATTGTGTCATGTTACAAAACCTTGGTCGGTGCAGATTCATTGTATATTAATCGCGCTTCATTCAAGCATGAACCCTTTGCGTAAAGCACGCATTTACGATTGAACTGCGTTTAATGCATGCGATGGAATAAGCTTAATTTTGTACAAGAATTGCAGTCCATGGATTTGTAATATGGTACAACTGAAGTCACCTTGGTGAATGCGGACCAAggggattttattttgaaaggcTGTTTATAATGCACCTAAAGTTGTGATATTCGATTTTGCCCAAAGTTCGAACGGACATGGGCAAACAAAGTTTTTCTTTTGCTGGTGCATTCATTTGGAATAATTTACCTACTGTTTTAAGAAATGCCCATTCCGACCCTCATTTAGTCTTTTATTTTGGCGTTATAATAGCCTTAATTCATAAACGGGCCCTTTGTGTTGTTATCTTCTTTACAGTTTGTTTGTCTTAACTTATATTGTACACGTTTTATAcccatgtttgttatgtttgtatttttgttttagggCCTCCAAGGACAACAGTATACCAATTACTGATGGAGCCACCCTActaaaaaagacaaataaataaatgaatcaatgaatgaatcaatcaatcaatcaatcaatctatcttAAGCATTGGATCTCCCCaaattacaaattgatgcataATGATAAGCCTTTGAAAGCCCTTTTGAACTTTTTTTGGAAACTCCCCCATTCTCCTTCTTCAAGTCACCATCTATGATCAGGGCTGGTTTAAAAAATACCTACTATCAAATGCAAATCTTATTATTAaacacaacttgattttcaaccaatcaaatgcatGCAttcagggggagggggtgtttcacaaagattaaagTGTGACTTCGATGGGCACTTAAATTCCCTGTGGTATGGAACGCCTTActgcattggtcaaatcatgccaagaggacgcatGATACTGCATATTAATCAATAAGGTTACATGTTACATATCATGTGCGTGTCAGCTTTTAACTCGGCCCGCTTTGTTCGACTAGACTCATATACAGCACACTGCAAAGTTCGACTCGAGTCATATTCTATTCACAATACTCAGAGTGTATTAAGTCTATTgttcatacacacatacacaatagTGATGTGGGCATCGCATTGTACTGTTTACGCACAaagcttttctttacaataaaccaatcaaaagctgTTGTAAGCTGAATTAACATAGTGGTTGCACCTTGAGATTAATGTGATGCAGGAGTGATCCTGTccgtggcgggcaaagagttaagCATGACTCTAACTGAACTCTTCGGGAAACACCCTTAGGATTTACACTTATATTTTTTAGGTCTAACTCCCCCTGGAATCACATTTACTACATATTGCTATCTCTTTGCGTGTCCGCAGGAATGAATTCCATCGCCGTGTACTGTGGATCAGAGGTTCTTGGGGATTACTTTCCATTCTGTTGGCATCCAATCTACAACACCCATGCAGAGCTCTTGGCCATGAACGTCATAGGAGCAGGCCTATGGGTCCTCAtctcattttacatgtacactatCAACTTCTTCGTCAAAGTGTGATACATCTGCTCCGTCGTTCATCACTAAGATCAGCATTATTAATGCAATATCTCTCCTGTGTAGATTTATACATTATTTagaattatttattaataataatgaaaaattctTGTATAGTGCAAAATACATTGGCAAAATTGTCTCTGAGCACTTTTTATTAGTGGAGTTGGAGTGGAGAGCACTGGTTTCCTAATTGTTTACAAAATGCgaaataaatgtaataataataataagtatttcTAATGCGCACTTTCTAATGAATCATTACTAAAGGCCCTACATATGgtattaaataaagaaaaacattggaaatattcacaattaaaatcatcaaacataacaTTCATATGAGGAAAAAACATGGACTTCTCTAATATTATTGTGAAAATAGGTAATATTTGACACTTGATTGGAGTGTCTTAAGAGTGTTCATATTCCTGATAGTGCTTGGCAGTCTATTCCTCATAACTGGGGCCACATAGCTAAAAGCCCGATCTCCATAATGCTTGGTCCGGCTACGCGGAATCACGAGGGTGGTAGATGTGGAAGATCGTAAAGAATAGTGGCACTGCTTCACGACATGAAGATCCTTGATGTAAGTAGGTGCTGCGTCATGAAGAGCTTTGAACACcaataaatgtgttttttttgtaCTCTTTCTAAAAAAACAGTTTCATTTGTTGGTATATTCCTAAGATATTCCGGCAGATTATTCCTTGAAACAGCGGCTGCATACAAAAATGATCTCATAATATGACTTTGTCACTGTATGTAGGACCAGTACAAACGATCTTTTACTAGAACAAAGCATTCTTTCTGGTTTATACGGTATTAACAATTCATTGAGTTACAAtggagcaaactgatgatgaaATTAGTAGGCTAATCAAAGTACTCCTTCCTACTCTGCAGAATATCAAAGGGGTATATTGTCATTATGACTCTGGCTTTAACCAGTACAATATCTCATTACATAACTATTAGAAGGTAAATGAGGTTGAAACTTTAATGTCCACAAATTTTTACCTGTgcatatcattttcatcaagTGAATTACAAGAATACCGCATTTACATGTACTATTAGCTGATTttataaaataggtgtattatttcaagcatcgcgattggccaatacgcgtcacatgacatccaacttttttggtACATTGCACGGCAGTGCAAAAAGgtgtgcaacgaaaattgacattgcacgctcaagcaGAACAGTGCGGAAGAAGTCCAACAAAAGTGTACTGTAACTTTTTGAgaatttgtttttgtgttgctattttataaaacaaataatgcacttgctctgtcatgtgtaaaagtaaatgcagagaaagctcggtttcttcagatggtgcacactgggcactcgtcgccagcggctcgtgcacagtgcggcacctatctaaagaaacctcgcgtgctctgcatttccactaacgcactcggctgcatgcattatttgtatattattgggTGCATTGCCGTGGAGACACATTATgcataacattttttattataaaattttGAGCCTAATGCGTCTACTTGGCAATGCACCTAGGTACACAAGCTATAATATAGGTGTACATGGAAATGcattatttttgtcattcaCTTGATAAAAGACGGTATGTACTCATTAAAAATTGTGGACTACAATAACTTTTGGTGGAAAAAAAGTTCCAACCTTGTTTGTCTTAGCATTGATCCATCATGTGAACTATCCACCAAGTATTCGAaggtatatatatagatatctTTCAAGGAAATTTATAATACCGTCATCTGTCTTTATAGACATTGATTCTGATGAAGTGTTATAGACAGAAGCTGAAGCACTGATTACAGGAGGTGTCTCACAAAGATTTCTTAAGTGAGACTGAAATTCACACTCAAATTCCAAGTTTCGCGTGGTATAGAagacatcaccgcattggtcaaatcatacCAAGCATATGCGTGCtgcattcaattcaaattcaaattcataacGGTAAGTTAGGTCATCTTAATAGTGCTGTCCAAACTTACTGCATTAGACCAACCGGCTTGCACAATCGATGGGTTATAGTGCGAGTAAACAAGACCTttttaataatgacaatgatgatattaACAAATGCAATTTATTAGGCATCATATCCATCTCGTATGAGATCCTCAAGGCGCAAAAGTAAAGGGGGGAGCAAAacaacagaaatttcatttttcaagttCATGTGGTTCAATGTCCCCCATGGTGTCTTAGATTCTACtcccttattttttattatcaaccATATTAGACATCTAAGCAGGGCAACTTTAATACATTATTGCATGCCTATGGTTGTGATCAAATGGTCGGTCAATAAGtttccaattgtttatccacgGACCCAttttattgcccgctcaggaaagtcgatgagaaaatgcgtggaaatgtagcgggcaataagGCAGAGCTAATATCCAGGTATCCTACGCGTTTTTGTACGCGTCCTTAAACCGTGCAGTGCTATATGTCACAATATTAATCAAGTTGAGACAATGCTGGATACTGCGTCCCCTGGCCAGGGACgcgtcatttcaattacgtcacaatggttaAGTTTAGAGGCCCAGTCTGCTCCACATGACAAAATAGATTCCCATTCTTAAACTCTAATATATctaaattttaacgatttttgctctagatgtctgatttggttaataatagcaatattgactggccaaGGGGCGACAGGACATATATTgccctcactaaattgatatccccctcgtctacgactcgggcgatataaatctagtttgggcAATATATGTCGCatcgccccgaggccagtcaatattgctttattatttcTAATTTTACTCTATAATTATCAATTAGTtaagaaaatgaattgaattgatgtaCTAACCAAAGAGGTAGGTGAGCTTTAAATTCTAGTGTAGAAACCTTTTGTCAGCCTTGATATGTATTTGCTGATAGATTATTATGTTTTTGATGAAAATAGACCATTTGAAAGTTTAATTGGATTATGGTCATTGTGTATAATTAACATatcaagaatatatgtgaatatgTTTTGCAGACCTAAAATAGGAAGCTATGTCCACAGTCTGGAATGGGTCTGCGATTTCAATAATCAATGATTATGTCATTGTTACAaacatgtttttgttttaaaaaaaaatggttcttTATCATGTCAGGGGCATAAGCAGGATTGACTGGATGTTGGTCAGGGgccccattaaaaaaacaaaaaatgtccAGGGGGGGTCGTCgagacctccccccccccccccctttcccatGTATCATACTAGTATACATTTTCAGGATCTTTATGTACAAATGTACAAATACCAAGGGTTAATCTAATCACataattgtaaaatatattattctggAGTACAATTCTtgtaatggattttttttctctctctcaattGAGCAGCTGATCCGTCTTCCACTTAGAGCCAATCTCACTATTTAGAAAGAGTCCAGTAACCCCAGGCAAGCAAATCATTGGGTTCTAGGGCTTTGTAGCACAAAACATAGTGATTGATGGTACAGactatttgtaatttattgtacatGATGATGAAATCGGCCCTCTGATCAATTGTAAAGCTTTATTTGTTTACAAGGCCTAGGGCccgccttacaaagagttacgattgatccgattaaCCCCAAATGTATggaatttttttctacaggaaatttgcgcaatgccctttgtaaacaaagaggagcacCCTACCTTTTCAAGAGagcaatgaatgtatgaataaacagCATATCTAGGAATTatcttgaataaacatgcattttaaatgttgacgttgctggctttctatagttgtggttgatcggatcaattgtaactctttgcaagacgggGGCCCGGATGTATATGTTgcgcatacatgtatatgtactatTAGGTGATCTATGCTCAGTTGCAGAAGTGTTTTGAGCATACAGTATACTCTCCACAAGCTTTGATAGCACTGTAAATATTTTTCTGTGCGAACACTTCATTCAAGTTAAGGGGTCTGTATACCCAGCCTACAAACGATGACTTGTGTACTAAAGGCCCAACATTATAATGGCAAGTCTTATATATGCTAGTCtcgtgtgaagacccacttaattgttaatcaaagtttcaatcagggtctgtgcctgcagactagcatACAGTGTTATTTTGGCAATCTTGGCAATATATTATGTAACATAATAACTGTGATGTTAATTATTGTAAATATAACCGCTTAAGATTATATAAATTGTTTTCCACTTTTATTATCGATCTAATGCACAAACAGAATGTATAATTGAAATCAGTTGAAGAAACGAGATGTCACTgccaatttaaatttttttttttcagacaaaaatgtggCATGAAACATTTCTATCTGCAGAATTATGATTAGCATTATTGCCATTTTTTAGATTTATGGTTATTTAAGCTGAGATATTGCTTTGCATGCTGTTGATTGAATCGGTGTATTTTAAAGGCCACTAATCTTGTCTTCGGGGGTGATGCAGCAATatatgcaatcaattgcaattctGATACAAAGTTACAATCGAAATATCACTTGTAACCAGAGCAAATTGATTGTTACTGCAAGACAGAGGAGCAGTCATGTGCAAATTGCAATTAATTGCCAGACTTATGATTGATATTTTAAGCCAatattgacttgcaattgatttcaaGTTTCATGCAATGCCCCGTTATTCTTACATATGTATTATCTATTCTTAACTCATTAATTATTAAAAGATTAAATGGACACTAGAatgattgaaattcaattttgagTCTCGGGGTTTGTTTCATTAAGCTCTTCACAAAGCTAAGCATGATTTTACAAACAACTGAGCAcgtacttaaaggacaagtccaacccaacaaaaattgatttaaataaaggaagaaatatCTAaaaagcatagcactgaaattgttatccaaatcagatatgaaataagaaagttatgacatttaaaagttttgtttaatttcacaaaacagtaaaatgcatatcctggtcggtatgcaaatgaggagactgacgATGTCACcgactcactatttcttttgtatttcattacatgaaatgtgaaatatttcaattttatcattatcatgtgaaacaaagatttattCCTCCATGGACATGTGGAACTACTAACATTTTGTAGTTCAgtcaaaatcaaaagaaatactgagtgaggaacatcatcTATTCTCCCATATGCATATAACCGTTTTAGTGAAAAATAACCGAAACgtcaaaatgtcacaactttgttatttttcatccaattttgatgaaattttcagcgttacgcTTGTTCAAGTTTTCTCTATTgatcaaaatcaacttttttttctggggcggacttgacctttaagtgatCAATTCTCAACCACCCTCAGCAGCAAAGATGGAAAAAATTCAAACTTCTGAATTATAAGATTAGAATTATTCTTGTAAAAGAAAAAAGCATATGAATCACAGTTTTATTTGTCTAAATTTTAGAAAGGGtttttgaaaattcagtttttcaACCATCGGATAAAATCAAGGGGAATATTTTGACACAAGAAGACGTCACTATACATAAAGCTGCTTGAAAATTTATGCATGACTTTATGAACAATCAGTTTATGAAGTGCCAATAATAGAGGCCCGTAGTTATTccttattttcaacaaattcagggaccgcggaacggttttgaaaatgggggggggggggctgagccaaaagtgagTGGGCTGACCATGGCAAATATCACAACCAGATGGTCATTTGTGCATTTCtatacatggttttggaaaaaaaagtgggggctgaagcccagcCCCCTCCCCAGTTCCGCTGCCCCTGTATATAATGCTGCATTCACATTCTCCCCGAAGGCTGCCGTACGGGGAGtcgaaacagccgttttatcgTAAACCAACCATGTctgatacaaaaaaatgttcaaacagggaagggggaaagaaaggggagAAGGGGGAAATGACTAATAAATGAGCGGAAGTGCCCATTTTGATGTTGACCGGGGCGCAGATTTGATGTTTGAACttgagggcgccaaattgatgttcaaactagggggcgccaactGGATGTTCGAATTGTGGGGACGACAAATTGAAGTTCGAACTATGGGAGcgcagaattgatgttcgaactagggggcgcaaATTGATAATCAAactgggggcgccgaatcgatgttcgaattagggggcgccgaattgatgctcGAGCGAAccagggggcaccgaattgatatTGAACGGGGGCACCAAATTCATgctcgaactaggggagcgccgaaATTTAtgttcgaagggggggggggggcaaattgatgTTGTAACTAtatagggggtgccgaattgatgttcgaactgggcgccgaattgatgttcgaactaggggtgcgccaatttgatgtttgactgGAGGTGAAAAATTCATGTGTCAGACGGGGGAGGGCAAACtcatatttcacatgggggcgccaatTCATTTTCAACCGAGGACGCCTCATTGAC contains:
- the LOC129282019 gene encoding heparan-alpha-glucosaminide N-acetyltransferase-like, which codes for MIFVNYGNGGYKAFFGHSTWNGLTVADLVFPWFIWIMGVSITMSFYALLRRGVSRRQMMYKIVRRFLILFGLGIIIDGGIDFSTFRVPGVLQRIAISYFVVATVHLFSVKHNVEEYRITRAVYRELRDLLDYWHEWIIMLSFLALHVCLTFLLPVPGCPTGYLGPGGPLVGENRSLENCTGGAANYIDKVILTYNHVYPRGTQKRIYKTTVPHDPEGILGTLTSIFMTFLGLQAGKIFHLFSFARDRIIRFLIWCVLTGVIAGGLCGFSKEDGIIPVNKNLWSVSFILTTASMAFFLLAVFYYLIDVHHLWTGVPFYFVGMNSIAVYCGSEVLGDYFPFCWHPIYNTHAELLAMNVIGAGLWVLISFYMYTINFFVKV